One window of Bacteroides sp. AN502(2024) genomic DNA carries:
- a CDS encoding DUF4971 domain-containing protein, whose translation MMKRKILLILNMAIIGFSTAACSDDETNYFTPEKKYPLTAFAVAVNNVSANTTSYYHGKIDQTTHRVEIGTIEDANTITGVDYTLMSDGATISPDPATFVHNWKKEQTVTVTTEDNQTTTYTIVLTKFDDTMKDVLFMDEFDVDGNPDPTKWVLCQKAGSDWNDEMSESYDQAYVKDGRLILKAEKIGDEYKAGGIKTQGKFDFTFGRVEVKAKITSYPNGAFPAIWMMPKKYIYDGWPNCGEIDIMEHVKQESAIHHTIHTHYTYDLNIKDPSNTTQVTCNYQDWNIYALEWSEDKLTFFVNGQETFSYSNLKLENEAEMKQWPFTKDSSFYLILNMGLGGDRPGSWAGPIDDANLPAIMEIDWVKITKLDK comes from the coding sequence ATGATGAAAAGAAAAATATTACTTATACTGAACATGGCAATCATCGGATTTTCCACTGCTGCCTGTTCGGATGATGAGACCAATTACTTCACTCCGGAAAAGAAATATCCGCTCACCGCTTTTGCTGTAGCAGTAAATAATGTGTCAGCGAATACGACTTCCTATTATCATGGGAAGATAGACCAGACAACCCACAGAGTGGAAATCGGTACGATCGAGGATGCCAATACCATCACCGGCGTAGACTATACGCTAATGAGCGATGGAGCCACCATCTCACCGGACCCGGCAACATTTGTACACAACTGGAAAAAAGAACAGACAGTGACCGTCACCACCGAAGACAATCAAACAACGACCTATACTATCGTACTGACCAAGTTTGACGACACCATGAAGGACGTTCTCTTCATGGACGAGTTTGACGTGGACGGCAATCCGGACCCGACCAAATGGGTACTCTGCCAGAAAGCAGGCTCTGACTGGAACGACGAAATGTCCGAAAGTTATGATCAGGCTTACGTAAAAGACGGCAGACTGATACTCAAAGCTGAAAAAATAGGTGACGAATACAAAGCCGGAGGTATCAAGACACAAGGCAAGTTTGACTTCACCTTCGGACGGGTGGAAGTAAAAGCCAAAATCACCAGTTACCCCAACGGCGCATTCCCCGCTATCTGGATGATGCCGAAGAAATATATCTATGACGGATGGCCTAATTGCGGAGAAATCGATATCATGGAACATGTGAAACAGGAATCTGCGATCCATCATACGATACATACTCACTACACGTATGATTTGAACATCAAAGATCCGTCCAACACTACACAAGTAACTTGCAATTATCAGGACTGGAACATCTACGCTTTAGAATGGAGCGAAGACAAACTGACTTTCTTCGTCAATGGACAGGAGACTTTCTCTTATTCAAACCTGAAACTGGAGAATGAAGCAGAAATGAAGCAATGGCCGTTCACAAAAGATTCTTCATTCTATCTTATCCTGAACATGGGATTAGGAGGAGACAGACCGGGCTCATGGGCAGGTCCTATCGATGATGCCAACTTACCTGCCATCATGGAAATTGACTGGGTAAAAATAACCAAGTTAGATAAATAG
- a CDS encoding BACON domain-containing protein: MKKLYSNTLMQLILALCTFSFVACQEFDIDSQPEGPLNIQIDALESYTALATSPSNVVFNISSNTPWTIESDQQWCKPTPSMSAASSLVSEIVVTMENNTGKKARTAKLTIKAEGVEGTKVVTIEQASKEDLVVVPYDELVPTEGGSITFTIASNKAWEIIPSTAFLSNIDKTSGTGNEDAIAETVTVTLPANAGAKRAGTLTVKTEFEEYTFTITQNGVIIELEEDPESTTISMPGTGSGMEKTVLIRANKEWKVEVPKEYQSWLKAEALSETELKVTTTTTNNLMVNRVGHIIMKTKEVIDGFDGITFDISQGTAFWREGGADNYAVDEETGYMTLYGSGIVTNYLFKKGRLAFDFESINLTGEDWIEFNMWPNSGNTNFHLHFYANKKSNFTCGGSGLNWTQKTFTWTSEQTNVVKKIEFLVVNKEEGSNALVLKLIIDGVEVAVLDNNITDPYATEPGAPVYFRMHTTNKASNFTVKSITWEPVE; the protein is encoded by the coding sequence ATGAAAAAGTTATATAGCAATACGTTAATGCAACTGATTCTTGCACTGTGCACATTCAGTTTTGTAGCATGCCAGGAGTTTGACATCGACTCACAGCCGGAAGGTCCTCTCAATATCCAGATAGATGCTCTGGAGTCTTACACTGCTTTGGCAACTTCTCCAAGCAATGTAGTGTTCAATATCAGCTCCAACACTCCATGGACGATCGAAAGTGACCAGCAGTGGTGCAAGCCGACTCCTTCGATGAGTGCAGCCAGCTCACTTGTATCGGAGATTGTGGTGACAATGGAAAACAATACAGGAAAGAAAGCACGTACAGCCAAACTGACTATCAAGGCAGAAGGCGTTGAAGGCACCAAGGTAGTTACTATCGAGCAGGCTTCGAAAGAAGACCTGGTGGTGGTTCCTTACGATGAACTGGTACCGACAGAAGGCGGCAGCATCACCTTTACCATTGCTTCCAACAAAGCTTGGGAAATCATTCCTTCCACCGCTTTCCTTTCCAATATCGACAAAACATCCGGTACAGGTAATGAAGATGCCATAGCAGAAACCGTAACCGTGACGCTGCCTGCCAATGCAGGCGCCAAGAGAGCAGGCACACTGACTGTAAAAACTGAGTTTGAAGAATACACCTTTACCATTACTCAAAATGGAGTGATCATTGAACTGGAAGAAGATCCCGAAAGTACAACAATCAGCATGCCTGGAACAGGCAGTGGTATGGAAAAGACTGTACTGATTCGCGCAAACAAAGAATGGAAAGTTGAAGTTCCTAAGGAATATCAGAGTTGGCTGAAAGCTGAGGCACTGAGTGAAACAGAGTTGAAAGTAACGACAACAACGACTAATAATCTGATGGTAAACCGTGTCGGCCACATCATTATGAAGACCAAAGAAGTCATCGACGGATTTGACGGCATTACGTTCGACATCAGTCAGGGTACTGCTTTCTGGAGAGAAGGAGGAGCAGATAACTATGCTGTGGATGAGGAAACCGGTTACATGACACTCTATGGCAGTGGAATAGTCACCAACTATTTATTCAAAAAAGGACGTCTCGCATTCGATTTCGAATCTATCAATTTAACCGGAGAAGATTGGATTGAGTTTAATATGTGGCCCAACTCAGGAAATACAAACTTCCATTTGCATTTCTACGCAAATAAAAAAAGTAACTTCACTTGTGGAGGTTCAGGCTTAAACTGGACTCAGAAAACATTTACCTGGACATCAGAACAAACGAATGTAGTAAAGAAGATCGAATTCCTTGTTGTCAACAAAGAAGAAGGTTCGAACGCATTAGTTCTTAAACTGATTATTGATGGTGTTGAGGTTGCCGTATTAGATAATAACATAACCGATCCTTATGCAACCGAACCGGGAGCACCTGTATACTTCAGGATGCATACCACAAATAAAGCTTCCAATTTCACCGTGAAGTCTATCACATGGGAACCAGTAGAATAA
- a CDS encoding two-component regulator propeller domain-containing protein yields the protein MRKILFKIYLLFFFVGIAQPILSQSPYYYYKQLGIKEGLSRSKVQCVLNDHRGYLWIGTESGLNCYDRDHLKQYLHRPGDERTLPSNNITFIAEDSLCNLWVATMNGICLYDRGSDSFRTLSNNGKPIYVASYLLVEGGILLGGSGAIYKYVYATNKLEPLYYAQDPVYYNPFWQMIRYDEENILLNSRWHGIYSFNMKTYEVKKIESFTENNYTSIYLDSYKRLWVSVYGNGLYCYQGDQLIKHFTASNSPLTYDVIHDIIERDNQLWVATDGGGINIISLDDFSFTNIQQKQDDVHSFPANTIYRLYLDPANNMWAGSIRKGLIGIKNVYACSYQNVPFGNLYGLSNQTINSFFQDSDGIVWVGTDGGGINRFDPVSGTFKHYPATKYEKVVSIVEYTPDELLFFSFNKGLFIFHKQTGQIRPFMLIDKEMNDQTCINGFSVNIQRITKTKILFSAQHIFIYDMVTRKFDIVATMGEEYERHSPLIIATKGAKTYLSDLKNICEYDSSEGTFRTIYQGQYTINDASMDQDGIFWLASTEGLVRYDPRTGKSELINTSLFQDVASVIADNQYRIWIGTRSHLFVYSSRIHNFTTLEEVDGVLPNEFIFHATLLTKNGDIFVGGTTGMTVINSAVHFDTDADYTVELLDVLLNGLPVSLSEERHEAAETIQIPWNFSSLQLKVLLNESDVFRKNFFRFNIEGLDQELASSNSNSLVINYLPIGEYTITASYYTRDGGWSMKQPILHVVVAPPWWKTSWFYVGLYILLGAVAYSIVYYFYRKKKAKQKREIMRLKNKMYEEKINFLTNISHELRTPLTLICAPLKRIINQESDKQDVEKLLVPIYKQAYQMKNIIDMVLDVRKLEEGKDMLHILPHPLNEWVCSVGDKFINEFYVKGIRLEYELDEQIKGVPFDQDKCEFVLSNFLMNALKFSESGTTTTLITTLSQEKDWVRISVRDEGMGLNMVDTDSLFSSFYQGGHEKGGSGIGLSYAKSLITHHKGRVGASNSAGKGAIFYFELPLFTDTCGQLEPASVEAATGVEVNEPDRIDYTFLKKYSVMVVEDTPELRSYLKETLSNYFARVYVAKDGKEGLEQIKDRLPDIIISDVMMPRMNGFELCREVKTNLDISHIPFVLLTAYHNSQNMYTGYKTGADAFLPKPFEIDGLLALIHNQLRQREQIRARYKDDKLLTHKEVSFSNADETFLLKLNTLIADNMSNPDLDVAFIATNMCISRSLLFNKVKAITGMGIVDYVNKQRIEQSIVLLTTTTMNITEISEVVGFSSLRYFSKVFKSIKGEIPSAYRKQDK from the coding sequence ATGAGAAAGATTCTATTTAAAATATATCTATTGTTTTTCTTTGTAGGTATTGCACAACCTATATTGAGCCAGTCTCCTTATTATTATTACAAACAACTCGGAATAAAGGAAGGACTCTCACGGTCTAAAGTACAATGTGTTCTGAATGATCATCGGGGATATCTTTGGATTGGTACGGAATCCGGTTTGAATTGTTATGACCGTGACCATCTGAAGCAATATCTGCATCGGCCGGGAGATGAAAGAACACTGCCTTCCAACAATATCACTTTTATCGCCGAGGACTCTTTATGCAATCTATGGGTAGCTACGATGAATGGCATTTGCCTTTACGACAGAGGGAGTGATAGTTTCAGGACTTTATCGAATAATGGTAAACCGATCTATGTTGCTTCCTATTTATTGGTTGAAGGAGGAATCTTACTGGGAGGATCAGGAGCTATATACAAATATGTCTATGCCACTAATAAGCTGGAACCTTTGTATTATGCGCAAGACCCTGTTTATTACAATCCCTTTTGGCAGATGATACGTTATGATGAAGAGAATATCCTGCTCAATTCACGTTGGCACGGCATATATTCCTTCAATATGAAGACGTATGAAGTGAAGAAAATAGAGTCGTTTACAGAAAATAACTATACCAGTATCTATCTGGACTCCTACAAGCGTCTGTGGGTAAGTGTTTATGGTAACGGACTGTATTGCTATCAGGGAGACCAGCTGATAAAACACTTTACGGCGTCAAATTCTCCTTTGACGTATGATGTCATTCATGATATTATAGAGAGAGATAATCAGCTTTGGGTAGCCACTGATGGTGGTGGAATCAATATAATCTCTTTAGATGATTTCTCATTTACTAATATTCAGCAAAAACAGGATGATGTTCATTCCTTTCCAGCCAATACTATATACCGCCTCTATCTGGACCCGGCCAATAATATGTGGGCAGGCAGTATCAGAAAAGGGTTGATTGGTATAAAGAATGTGTATGCCTGTTCTTATCAGAACGTTCCTTTTGGCAATCTGTACGGATTAAGCAACCAGACTATTAATAGTTTCTTTCAGGATAGTGACGGAATAGTCTGGGTGGGAACCGATGGGGGAGGTATCAACCGGTTTGATCCGGTATCGGGTACCTTCAAACATTATCCTGCCACCAAATATGAGAAAGTTGTTTCCATTGTGGAATATACTCCTGACGAACTGTTGTTCTTCTCCTTTAATAAAGGACTCTTTATCTTTCATAAGCAAACGGGGCAGATACGTCCCTTTATGCTGATTGACAAGGAAATGAATGATCAGACCTGTATCAATGGTTTTTCTGTCAATATCCAGCGGATAACGAAGACTAAAATTCTTTTCAGTGCCCAGCATATTTTTATATATGATATGGTCACCCGTAAATTTGATATAGTGGCTACTATGGGAGAAGAGTACGAGCGTCATTCTCCACTGATAATAGCTACGAAAGGTGCAAAGACATACCTTTCCGATCTGAAGAATATTTGTGAGTATGATTCTTCGGAAGGGACTTTCCGGACGATTTATCAAGGACAATACACTATCAATGACGCCTCTATGGATCAGGATGGTATTTTTTGGCTGGCTTCTACCGAAGGTTTGGTGCGTTATGATCCACGGACAGGGAAGAGTGAACTGATAAATACAAGCTTGTTTCAGGATGTAGCTTCTGTTATTGCCGATAATCAATATCGAATCTGGATAGGAACGAGAAGTCATTTATTTGTTTATTCTTCCCGTATCCATAATTTTACTACCTTGGAGGAAGTAGATGGAGTTTTGCCTAACGAATTCATCTTTCATGCTACTCTTCTGACCAAAAACGGAGATATTTTTGTCGGTGGAACTACAGGTATGACGGTGATAAATTCTGCCGTTCATTTTGATACAGATGCGGATTATACGGTCGAACTGCTGGATGTATTATTAAACGGTCTGCCTGTTTCGTTATCCGAAGAGCGGCATGAAGCGGCTGAAACAATTCAAATTCCCTGGAACTTTTCTTCCCTGCAACTGAAAGTTCTGCTGAATGAAAGCGATGTGTTCCGCAAGAATTTCTTTCGTTTCAATATAGAGGGGCTCGATCAGGAATTGGCGAGTTCCAATTCAAACTCTTTGGTTATCAATTATCTGCCGATAGGGGAGTATACGATTACCGCTTCTTATTATACCCGTGACGGAGGGTGGAGTATGAAACAACCCATTCTGCATGTTGTGGTTGCTCCGCCTTGGTGGAAGACCAGTTGGTTCTATGTGGGATTATATATATTGTTGGGAGCAGTGGCTTATAGCATTGTCTACTACTTCTATCGCAAGAAGAAAGCCAAACAGAAGCGGGAGATTATGCGTCTGAAGAATAAGATGTATGAAGAAAAGATTAACTTCCTGACGAACATCAGTCATGAACTTCGTACTCCTCTTACACTGATTTGTGCACCATTGAAGCGTATTATCAATCAGGAGTCGGACAAGCAGGATGTGGAAAAGTTGTTGGTTCCGATCTATAAGCAGGCATACCAGATGAAGAATATTATTGATATGGTACTTGATGTAAGGAAGCTGGAAGAAGGAAAAGATATGCTGCATATATTGCCGCATCCTTTGAATGAGTGGGTGTGCTCTGTGGGAGATAAGTTCATCAATGAGTTTTATGTGAAAGGCATCAGACTCGAATATGAGTTGGACGAACAGATAAAAGGGGTACCTTTCGATCAGGATAAGTGTGAATTCGTTCTTTCCAACTTCCTGATGAATGCGTTGAAGTTTAGCGAATCGGGCACCACTACTACACTGATTACCACCTTGTCACAAGAGAAAGACTGGGTTCGGATCTCTGTCAGGGATGAAGGGATGGGACTGAATATGGTAGACACAGACTCTCTTTTCTCCAGTTTCTATCAGGGGGGACATGAAAAAGGAGGAAGCGGCATCGGATTATCCTATGCGAAGAGTCTCATCACACACCATAAAGGAAGAGTGGGCGCTTCGAATTCAGCGGGAAAAGGGGCAATCTTTTATTTTGAACTACCCTTATTCACGGATACTTGCGGACAGCTGGAACCGGCTTCTGTGGAAGCAGCTACAGGCGTGGAAGTGAATGAACCAGATAGAATCGATTATACCTTCCTGAAAAAATATTCAGTGATGGTGGTAGAAGATACTCCCGAACTGCGAAGTTATCTGAAAGAAACGCTGAGTAATTATTTTGCCCGTGTATATGTTGCCAAGGATGGTAAAGAGGGATTGGAACAGATCAAAGACCGATTGCCAGATATTATCATCAGTGATGTCATGATGCCCCGGATGAATGGGTTTGAACTTTGTCGGGAAGTGAAGACTAATCTGGATATCAGCCATATTCCTTTTGTCTTATTGACCGCCTATCATAATTCTCAGAATATGTATACCGGTTATAAGACCGGAGCGGATGCCTTTTTGCCGAAACCTTTCGAAATAGACGGTTTGCTGGCATTGATTCATAATCAGTTGAGGCAGCGCGAACAGATACGGGCAAGATATAAAGATGATAAGCTCTTGACGCATAAGGAAGTGAGCTTTAGTAATGCGGATGAGACTTTCCTGCTGAAATTGAATACATTGATTGCGGATAATATGAGTAATCCGGATCTGGATGTTGCGTTTATAGCTACTAATATGTGTATCAGTCGTTCGTTATTATTCAATAAAGTGAAGGCCATCACGGGTATGGGGATTGTAGACTATGTGAATAAGCAGCGCATTGAGCAGTCAATCGTGTTACTTACTACTACTACCATGAACATTACTGAAATCTCCGAAGTGGTCGGCTTCTCTTCTTTGCGTTATTTCAGTAAGGTTTTCAAGTCTATTAAAGGAGAGATTCCTTCCGCTTATAGGAAGCAGGATAAGTAA
- a CDS encoding glycosyl hydrolase family 18 protein, with translation MKHLLYVLLTAVSILFTSCGPSSNTNTPQEPNVPQPQPQSQPEVTQKVIIGYLALDDWEFENLFPTIEWKYLTHINASFARVKADGTLNIDPVRKRIESVRETAHKHKNSPGEFTTAINDPKARKELIQQIIAFTKEYKLDGFDIDYEEYDNWDKNFPSLLVFARGLYLAKEKNMLMTCAVNSRWLNYGTEWEQYFDYINLMSYDRGAFTDKTVQHASYDDFVKDLKYWNEQCRASKSKIVGGLPFYGYSWEESLQGAVDAVRGIRYSGILKHLGNEAADKDNIGKTYYNGRPTIANKCKFIKENDYAGVMIWQLFQDAHDDNYDLKLINVVGREMMG, from the coding sequence ATGAAACATTTATTATACGTATTATTAACGGCTGTAAGCATTTTATTCACTAGTTGCGGACCCTCTTCCAATACCAACACCCCACAGGAGCCCAATGTGCCTCAACCGCAGCCTCAGTCCCAACCGGAAGTCACCCAGAAAGTAATTATCGGCTACCTTGCGCTTGATGACTGGGAGTTTGAAAATTTATTTCCTACAATAGAATGGAAGTATCTGACGCATATCAATGCCAGCTTTGCAAGGGTAAAAGCAGACGGCACATTAAACATCGATCCTGTCCGGAAGAGGATTGAAAGTGTACGTGAAACGGCTCACAAGCATAAGAACAGTCCGGGAGAATTCACTACCGCCATCAATGATCCGAAAGCCAGAAAAGAACTGATACAGCAGATTATTGCATTCACTAAAGAATATAAACTGGACGGCTTCGACATCGATTATGAGGAATATGACAACTGGGATAAGAATTTCCCCTCATTATTGGTTTTTGCCAGAGGTTTATACCTGGCAAAAGAGAAAAATATGCTGATGACCTGTGCCGTCAACAGCCGCTGGCTTAATTACGGAACCGAATGGGAGCAATACTTCGACTATATCAACCTGATGAGCTATGATCGGGGAGCGTTTACCGATAAAACGGTCCAGCATGCTTCATACGATGACTTTGTGAAAGACCTCAAATACTGGAATGAACAATGCCGGGCATCCAAAAGTAAAATAGTGGGAGGGCTTCCTTTTTATGGATATTCCTGGGAGGAAAGTCTGCAAGGCGCAGTGGATGCCGTTCGTGGAATCCGTTATAGCGGCATACTCAAACATCTTGGAAACGAAGCAGCGGACAAGGATAATATAGGCAAGACTTATTATAACGGCCGCCCTACTATAGCCAACAAATGTAAGTTCATCAAAGAAAACGACTATGCCGGCGTGATGATCTGGCAATTATTCCAAGATGCCCACGATGATAACTATGACTTAAAGCTCATAAACGTTGTAGGCAGAGAAATGATGGGATAG
- a CDS encoding RagB/SusD family nutrient uptake outer membrane protein, translated as MRTKYILLTILSSLVFASCNYLDFNETNNLKTKEDMYKYFGTSKSMLTHVYSYMPQGYQLFATSGGIFTEDRYSMRDCASDDGEFGAYADNIQNTNNGNWSPIKTYDDSWTLYRGIRAANSFIAEMAQVDFTRYEHDGQYTNWMKQLKYFPYEARVLRAHYFFELARRYGDIAMPLEVLTEEEANTIGKTPFSEVISFIVSECDDAANNLPDSYVNEPGAEIGRVTKGFAMAVKSKALLYAASKLHNPSMDTELWKKSAKAAIDIINTGLYSLDPQESANNLDSKEVVLMRINGDDSNFEMFNLPLRMTAGTRTSSLIPYGNYPSQNLVDAFETVNGYKVTLENTGWVCEDPAFDPQSPYENRDKRFYRAILANGMSFKDYTIETFKGGADDGIVSQGGSPTGYFLRKYIQEATSFEPGKEAVSKHHWVIYRYAETLLTYAESMVNAFNDVNYTDETYKYSALWAINEVRKNADMPLIPSIGKDEFMERLYNEWRVEFAFEDHRFWDVRRWKIADTTQRELYGVKIEKQADGTFNFYKNLYETRNWRDCMYLYPIPQSELYKNTNLNPQNTGW; from the coding sequence ATGAGAACCAAATACATACTCTTAACCATTTTGTCTTCATTGGTCTTTGCTTCGTGCAACTACCTTGACTTTAATGAAACGAACAACCTGAAGACAAAAGAAGACATGTACAAGTATTTCGGTACAAGCAAATCAATGCTTACTCACGTATACTCATACATGCCACAAGGCTACCAACTGTTTGCGACCTCCGGCGGAATTTTCACCGAAGACAGATATTCCATGCGCGACTGTGCCAGTGATGACGGCGAATTCGGAGCCTATGCAGATAATATCCAGAATACCAATAACGGTAACTGGTCGCCTATTAAAACTTATGACGATTCATGGACCCTGTATCGTGGTATACGTGCTGCCAACAGCTTTATAGCAGAGATGGCCCAAGTGGACTTCACACGCTACGAGCACGACGGACAATATACAAACTGGATGAAGCAGCTGAAATATTTCCCTTACGAAGCCAGAGTGCTGCGGGCACACTACTTCTTTGAACTGGCACGCCGCTACGGTGACATCGCCATGCCATTGGAAGTACTGACTGAAGAGGAAGCCAATACAATCGGCAAGACACCATTCAGCGAAGTTATCAGCTTCATTGTCAGTGAATGCGACGACGCTGCCAATAACTTGCCAGACAGCTATGTAAACGAACCGGGAGCAGAAATCGGCAGAGTGACCAAAGGCTTTGCAATGGCAGTAAAGTCAAAAGCACTGCTATATGCTGCCAGTAAGCTACATAATCCTTCTATGGATACCGAATTGTGGAAAAAGTCTGCCAAAGCAGCAATAGATATTATCAACACAGGGCTTTACTCTCTCGACCCCCAGGAGAGTGCCAACAACCTCGACTCAAAAGAAGTTGTACTGATGAGGATCAATGGTGATGATTCGAACTTTGAAATGTTTAATCTCCCGCTTCGCATGACTGCGGGAACACGCACTTCCAGTCTTATCCCATACGGCAATTACCCATCACAAAACCTTGTGGACGCATTCGAGACAGTCAACGGTTACAAAGTAACCCTAGAAAACACAGGATGGGTTTGCGAAGACCCTGCATTTGACCCGCAATCACCTTATGAGAATCGTGACAAACGTTTCTACCGCGCTATTCTTGCCAATGGAATGTCGTTTAAAGACTACACCATTGAAACCTTCAAAGGTGGCGCCGACGACGGGATTGTATCACAAGGCGGTTCACCGACAGGATACTTCCTGCGCAAGTACATTCAGGAAGCTACCAGCTTTGAACCGGGTAAAGAAGCTGTCAGCAAGCATCATTGGGTGATTTACCGCTATGCGGAAACATTACTAACGTATGCGGAATCTATGGTCAACGCTTTCAATGATGTCAATTACACAGATGAGACTTATAAGTATTCTGCTCTGTGGGCTATCAATGAAGTGAGAAAGAATGCCGATATGCCGTTGATTCCTTCCATAGGAAAAGATGAATTCATGGAACGCCTGTACAATGAATGGCGTGTAGAGTTTGCTTTCGAAGATCATCGTTTCTGGGATGTACGGAGATGGAAGATTGCCGATACTACCCAGCGGGAACTATACGGAGTAAAGATCGAGAAGCAGGCGGACGGTACGTTCAACTTCTACAAGAACCTTTACGAAACCCGTAACTGGAGAGATTGCATGTATCTGTATCCGATCCCTCAAAGCGAACTATACAAAAATACAAACTTAAATCCTCAAAACACAGGATGGTAA
- a CDS encoding BACON domain-containing protein: MRLNIRKSIITGISLATLLPAFSLLQSCDDSEAEKWVDLRYRVEDSYLVEAKNPEPVSFQVKSTDPWEVFGKYDWYTISPSTGEAGETYTVTVTCKENTELDDRIDTLNIKSDYWTGKRFVLTQKGTAYLNVEGVDMIDQEGNSETFSVLSNQKWTAKVTDGDVWLSIQSGASGEMNGEITVTASPNTGEQRTGIVTIYDRHGKIAREVQCIQDGVLLTPDTPENGKWFAMYEQAQQFTIHVESNAEWEVSKENEADDTWYHFEKTSFDGSADIVINVDAHEGSSVRTGIIVLSTKAAEGATPLMKTIKIKQANPQRPVVTEVNRSISGAYYGPGGLMPGHYSFYWEPLGDASLTTFFSWSGKAFDGGDVELRFHILNKRTQLSTRPWNGDVYNENSGRDVDTSKPNVLSFEIREAIDANDPTQSWIYSEWILNGTVIGKATSDGVIDANGTSDTYKVPFSDTKDGGNFSMTISGGSATLTKWEYIAPLVWGD, translated from the coding sequence ATGAGATTAAATATCAGAAAATCAATAATTACAGGCATTTCTCTCGCTACATTGCTACCTGCATTCTCTTTATTGCAGAGTTGCGATGACAGTGAAGCAGAGAAATGGGTAGACCTGCGCTATAGAGTAGAAGACTCCTATCTGGTTGAAGCGAAAAATCCGGAACCAGTCTCCTTCCAGGTCAAGTCAACTGACCCGTGGGAAGTATTCGGAAAATATGATTGGTACACCATCTCACCCAGTACAGGTGAGGCAGGTGAGACCTACACCGTAACTGTTACCTGCAAAGAAAACACTGAATTGGACGACCGTATAGACACGCTCAACATTAAAAGTGACTACTGGACCGGAAAAAGATTCGTTCTGACCCAGAAAGGTACTGCTTACCTGAATGTAGAAGGCGTGGATATGATCGACCAGGAAGGAAACAGCGAAACATTCAGCGTACTCAGCAATCAGAAATGGACTGCTAAAGTAACAGACGGTGATGTTTGGCTCTCCATCCAATCCGGAGCATCGGGCGAAATGAACGGAGAAATTACTGTCACCGCTTCACCGAATACAGGCGAACAACGTACCGGTATTGTAACCATCTATGACCGGCACGGGAAAATAGCCAGAGAAGTACAATGTATACAAGACGGTGTATTGCTGACACCAGATACACCGGAAAACGGTAAGTGGTTTGCTATGTATGAACAGGCTCAGCAATTCACCATCCACGTAGAATCGAATGCAGAATGGGAAGTATCCAAAGAAAACGAAGCGGATGATACCTGGTATCACTTCGAAAAGACTTCATTCGACGGTTCTGCCGACATCGTGATTAACGTAGACGCACACGAAGGCTCTTCTGTCCGTACCGGAATTATCGTACTGAGCACCAAAGCTGCCGAAGGCGCTACTCCGCTTATGAAGACAATCAAGATTAAACAAGCGAATCCGCAAAGACCTGTGGTTACTGAAGTAAACAGATCCATCAGCGGTGCTTACTACGGACCGGGTGGTTTAATGCCGGGTCATTACAGCTTCTATTGGGAACCGCTTGGCGACGCCAGTCTGACTACTTTCTTCTCTTGGAGCGGAAAAGCATTTGACGGAGGAGACGTAGAACTTCGCTTCCATATTCTGAACAAACGGACTCAATTAAGTACAAGACCGTGGAACGGTGACGTATACAATGAGAACAGCGGCCGTGATGTAGATACCAGCAAGCCAAACGTATTATCATTCGAGATACGCGAAGCTATAGATGCCAATGATCCAACTCAATCATGGATCTACTCGGAATGGATTCTCAACGGTACAGTCATAGGAAAAGCAACCAGCGACGGTGTGATAGACGCTAACGGTACAAGTGATACTTACAAAGTACCATTCTCGGATACCAAAGATGGTGGTAATTTCTCGATGACAATTTCCGGCGGCAGTGCCACACTGACTAAATGGGAATACATCGCTCCACTAGTATGGGGAGACTAA